One part of the Mariniblastus fucicola genome encodes these proteins:
- a CDS encoding Gfo/Idh/MocA family protein, translated as MTINRRKFIKAGAVSAATFTIVPRHVLGGAGFTAPSDRVNVALIGAGGRGFKNAKELMKVDGVTITDIVDPAEHWNLEDFYYKGVAGRLPVADAVDKHYSSEKQVHKCRLHSDYRKFFDGGNDVDAVLCATPDHAHALVSLRAMREGKHVYCEKPLTHNIAEARLVAKVAKETGVATQLGNQLHSSEQLRTIVEMIRAGAIGNVTEVHAWVPATRWNPELGGRPTEAMPIPKGLDWDLWQGPRKAASFHSAIAPVGWRDFWTYGLGAMGDFGCHDLDAAVWALELGKPTSVEMHPAGYMDNDIVPFGELGYFDFAARGDKPPVKITWYSGGPKPKKPEAMKDDEFPGRGVMFVGEKGTLVNAAYGSGPELLEPELKNFQLPAATLPKTNGHHQDWIDAARGGPAASSNFEVGAHLTEITLLGVVALRLGKKIQWDDDNMKVTNSEKAEPIINGEYRAGWKLS; from the coding sequence ATGACGATCAATCGACGAAAGTTTATCAAAGCTGGGGCGGTTTCAGCGGCCACATTCACAATCGTTCCCAGGCACGTGCTGGGCGGAGCAGGTTTCACGGCACCGAGCGACAGGGTTAATGTTGCCTTGATCGGGGCTGGCGGACGCGGGTTCAAAAACGCAAAAGAGCTGATGAAAGTCGACGGAGTTACGATCACCGACATCGTTGATCCGGCCGAACATTGGAACCTTGAAGACTTTTATTACAAGGGCGTCGCTGGCCGGCTGCCGGTTGCTGATGCAGTCGACAAGCACTACTCCAGCGAGAAACAGGTTCACAAATGCCGCCTCCATTCTGACTATCGAAAATTCTTCGACGGCGGCAATGATGTGGATGCAGTTCTTTGCGCGACGCCGGACCATGCACACGCGTTGGTTTCTCTGCGAGCGATGAGAGAGGGTAAACATGTCTATTGCGAGAAACCGCTGACTCACAACATCGCTGAAGCACGGCTCGTTGCCAAAGTCGCCAAAGAAACCGGAGTCGCAACTCAGTTGGGCAATCAACTTCACTCCAGCGAACAACTGCGGACGATCGTTGAAATGATCAGGGCCGGGGCAATCGGCAATGTGACCGAAGTTCATGCGTGGGTCCCCGCAACGCGTTGGAATCCAGAACTTGGTGGTCGGCCAACCGAAGCCATGCCAATTCCGAAAGGTCTGGATTGGGATCTATGGCAAGGTCCGCGGAAGGCTGCGAGTTTTCACTCGGCCATTGCCCCGGTAGGCTGGCGAGATTTCTGGACTTACGGGCTCGGCGCGATGGGCGACTTTGGTTGCCACGATCTTGATGCAGCCGTTTGGGCACTTGAACTTGGAAAGCCGACCAGTGTTGAAATGCATCCGGCTGGCTACATGGATAACGATATCGTTCCGTTTGGCGAGCTTGGCTATTTTGATTTTGCAGCCCGTGGCGACAAGCCGCCCGTCAAGATTACGTGGTACAGCGGTGGACCGAAGCCAAAGAAACCGGAAGCAATGAAAGATGACGAGTTTCCAGGGCGTGGTGTTATGTTTGTTGGCGAAAAGGGAACTTTGGTGAACGCGGCCTACGGAAGCGGTCCGGAGTTGCTCGAGCCGGAATTGAAGAATTTTCAGCTGCCCGCAGCGACTCTTCCAAAGACAAACGGTCATCATCAGGACTGGATCGATGCTGCTCGCGGCGGTCCGGCCGCAAGTTCGAACTTCGAAGTCGGTGCCCATCTCACCGAGATTACTTTGCTGGGAGTCGTCGCACTTCGCTTGGGCAAGAAAATTCAATGGGATGACGACAATATGAAAGTCACCAACTCAGAAAAAGCCGAACCGATCATCAACGGCGAGTATCGGGCCGGATGGA